CACCAAAGTCTACAGTTTCGCCCGTAACATTGAGAATTCTTCCTAAAGTTTGAGAACCAACAGGAACAGTTATACAATTGCCAGTATCCACAGCTTCCATTCCTCTAACTAATCCATCCGTGGATGTCATAGATACAGCTCGAACAACATCATCACCTAAATGTTGCATAACCTCTAAAACGATTTTTTTGCCATCATTCCAGATTTCCACAGCATGATACAGCTTTGGCAAACAATCCCTTTCAAATCTAATATCTACAACCGGTCCGATAATTTGAATAACTTTTCCTTTTTGCATCTTATCTCATCCTCCTCTTAGTTAATTTATTATTTCATACCTTCAGCGCCAGCAACAATCTCTGTTAGCTCTGTAGTAATTGCACTCTGTCTTGCTCTATTAAATAACAAGGTTAGTTTATATATTAAGTCGCCAGCATTATCTGTTGCACTTTCCATGGCAGTCATTCTTGAGCCTTGTTCCGCAGTTCCACTTTCTAATAAATATCTTTGAACTTTAGAATAAATATATCTTTTTGCTAATGTATCCATCAAAAAAGGCTGGCTAGGCTCAAAGATAAACTCATCTTTTTCAGCTACCGCTATTTCTTTAAAATCAGACATTTCTATTGGCAACAACTCTTCAGATACTATGTTTTGAGCAATAACTGACTTAAATTCATTATAGATAACTATGACTTTTGCATATTCACCTGAAAGATAAAAATCAACTAATTTATCAACAAAAGGTTGAATTTCTGATGACTCCAATGTTTCGGATATACCAACATGTGAGCCGACTAAATTGTATTTACTTTTCTTCAAAAAAGACAAAGACTTATTCCCTACAGCGAACACATCCGAACCTTCAGGAATATCTTCTAACACTTTTCTGAAAACATTTTGATTAAATCCACCACAAAGTCCTCTATCAGAAGATAAAATAACAAAAAGAGACTTTCCCTCTCTTAAATTGAAAAAATCATGGCTAATTTCCGGTGTTCTAGAAATCACGTTTGCCATTAGTGTACTTAACTTATCAGAATACTTCCTAAGTTTAAGAATTAAGCCTTGGTTCTTTTTAAATTTAGAAGCTGCCACAAGTTTAAGTGCAGAAGTTATTTTTTGTGTTTTTTTAACACTAACTATTCTTCTTTTAATGTCTCTTATATTTCCTCCAGCCATTAGCCTACCCCAAAAACTCCTGTTTAAATTTTTCTGTTATTTCCTTAACTTGCGACTTAATCTTATCGCTCATCTCTTGTGTGCTAGAAATCTCTTCGAAAATTGATTTTGCCTGTATTTCTATATAAGAAAACAATTCTTTCTCAAATTCTTTTAATTTGTTTACACTAATGTCATCAAGTAACCCAGAAGAAGCAACATATAAAATAACAATTTGCTTTTCTACGGCCATTGGCACAAATTGGTCTTGCTTTAAAACTTCCACTAACCTCTTACCTCTTTCGAGCTGAGCAAGCGTTGCTTTATCTAAATCAGTACCAAACTGTGAAAAAGCTTCCATTTCCCTATATTGAGCTAAGTCAATACGCAACGAACCTGAAACATTCTTCATGGCCTTTATTTGAGCGGCACCACCTACCCTAGAAACAGAAATTCCAACGTTAACAGCAGGTCTAACACCAGAATTAAAAAGGTCTGATTCTAAATATATCTGACCATCAGTAATAGAAATTACATTAGTAGGAATATAAGCAGAAACGTCACCTGCCTGAGTTTCAACAATTGGTAAGGCAGTAAGTGAGCCAGAACCCTTTTCATCACTATATTTAAGCGCTCTTTCTAATAATCGTGAATGACAATAAAAAACATCACCTGGATAAGCTTCTCGTCCTGGAGGTCGTCTTAATAAAAGCGACAACTGTCTATATGCCTGAGCATGTTTACTCAAGTCATCATAAATAACCAAAACGTGCTTCCCTAAATCCATAAAATATTCACCAATAGAGCATCCTGCATAAGGTGCAATATATTGTAATGTAGCTGAATCGCTAGCAGTAGCAGAAACGACGATGGTATAATCAATTGCACCAAAATCTTGCAACTTTTGATATAACTGAGCGACTGTTGATTTCTTTTGTCCAATCGCTACATAAACACAAATAACGTCTTTTCCTTTTTGATTAATAATTGTATCTATTGCTATAGCAGTTTTGCCTGTTTTTCTATCACCAATAATAAGTTCTCTTTGACCTCTTCCTATTGGTATCATACTATCAATTGCTTTCAGCCCTGTTTGCAATGGTTCTTTTACTGGTTGTCTATCACAAATACCCGGAGCAATTCTTTCAAGCGGTCTTTGTTCATCAGATTGGAGATCTCCTTTGCCATCAAGTGGCTCACCTAATGGAGAAACTACTCGTCCCAACAAGCCCTGACCAACAGGAACATTCACAATACGATTAGTTCTTCTAACTATTTCTCCCTCTTTAACTTCTTTGTCAGAACCTAAAATAACACAACCTATATTGTCTTCTTCTAAGTTTAAAGCCATTCCAAAAACGCCACTTTCAAAAGAAAGTAATTCATTAGACATAACATTCTCTAAACCATATATTCTCGCTATATTATCCCCAACTTGGATAACATATCCAACTTCTTTCACATCAATTGAGTTTACGTATCCTTGAAGTTCTTCATTTAATATTCTTCTTATTTCATCAGACTTGATATTCAACTTATTCCCCCCCTTTAGTTATTAGCTTTTTCCATTAACTTAGATTTAATGATTTTTAATCTACCGTTAACACTTAAATCCATTACAAAATCATCCTTCTTAATAATAACCCCTGCAATTATTTCAGGGTTCAATTTTTCATTTATAGCTATTTCTTGCTTAAATCTTTTTTCTAAGGCCACTTTAATTTCTTTCAATAATTCAGCACTTAGTTGATATTTTGTTTCCACAGTAACGTAGGCCATGTTATGCGATTTGTTCATTAATTTAACATATTCAGAGTAAATTTCCTTAATTAAATTCAATCTTTTTCTTCTAACTAAAACAACCAATAACTGTTTAATATCCTGAGGGAAACCAATTTTTTGATCTACTTTCTCAAGAAAATCTAGTCTTTTATTCACATTAACAATATCGCTAACTAAGTATTTAATCACTTCTTCATCCAAAGACTCAGCAATCAGTTTTAAATACTCCGCAACTTCATCATAACGTTCCTTGGGAATGTTTCTGATAAAGGCATCAGCATAACGACTTACAATCTTAATGTTTTTCATTTAAGCTCACTCAGTTCATAAATGTGATTCTTGATAAGTCTATCATGGTCAGCTTCTGTTATTTCCTTCTCAATAATTCTAGAAGCTATATCAACAGAAATGTTAGCAATCTGACTTTTAAGCTCTTTTTTTGCTTTTCTGATTTCGCTTTCCAGTCCTTGTTTACCAGCATTAAGCATATTCTTGACCTTATTCTCTGCATCTTCTATCATTTTTTGCTTTTCATTCTGTGCACTGGCTAATGTGTTTTCAATGAAAACCTTAGCATCAACTTTAGCTTTTTCCATTTCTTCTTTAGCTAAAGATAAAGCAACTTCCGATTCTTTCTTCAAATTTTCTGCATTATCATACTCGCTTTGAATATCTTCTGCTCTTTTATCCAAAAAATTCTTCATTGGTTTATACAAGAATTTTTTCAAAAGAAAAAGGAGCAATCCAAAATTAATAATTTGCATTATAAGTTCATAAGGATTGATCTCAACCATTTAAATTCCCCTTCTTTGCCTCTAGCTGGCAAACATAAAAATAAGTATTAACGCAACTACTAACGAATAAATACCTGTTGATTCTGTAACTGCTTGACCGATAAGCATAGTTCTTGTGATAAGCCCTGCTTCGTCTGGTCTCTTCGCGATACCTTCACACGCTTTTCCAGCTGCGTAACCTTCTCCGATTCCTGGCCCGATAGCTCCAATACCCATTGCTATCCCTGCACCTAATAATGCTGCTGCTTTAACTAATTCTGAATCCATTTTTTACCTCCCTAACCTTTATTCTCTGTCATCTCTGACTTTTCCTTACCTTATCAAAACATAAACATCAAAATCATAGCTATTACCAAAGAGTAGATAGCTGTTGATTGCGAAACCGATTGACCTAAAAGCATTGTAGTAGTTACAAGCTTACTAGTTTCCGAATTATAAGCAATTGCTTTAGTGGCCATTTGTGCTGTTATTCCTGCACCAACTCCTGGACCAATAGCCCCAAAACCCATCGCCAAGCCTGCGCCTAAGATAGCCACATTATGCATCATTGTTTCAGCATGCACTTGAAAAAGTAAAAGCAAAGAAACAACTAGAGCAAAAATAACTGCAGTCTGAGTAACGGCTTGCCCAATAAGCATACTAATCATTAGTCCACTAGAATTTTCTGGCTTTCTACCAATACCCTCAACCGCTGACCCAACAGGTAAACCCGCGCCGACACCAGAACCAAGTGCGCCTAAACCAATACAAGCTCCAGCTGAAAGATTTGCCAACATAATGGTCACACTTGAATCGCCACCTTTAAATAACAACATCAGTGATACCAGTAAAGCAAAAATGGAAGAAGTTTCAGTGATTGCTTGACCAATAAGCATTGTCCTAAGTATTACAGGGCTCGCAGTTGGCTGTCTAGTCATGGCCTCTAATGCTCTACCAGATGCGTATCCTACACCAGAAGCAGCGCCTAACGCACCTATCCCAACAGACAATCCAGCTCCAAGAAATGCACCAATTAATGCTAAATTAATATCCATCTTTACTCCTTAACCGAAACTGCAAGATACGTAACAGCCAGCATTGCAAAAACAAAAGCCTGAATACTCCCAGCGAATAAACCAAAAAAAGCACCAAGAAATGTTGTACTTACTACATAAACTACAGAAAAAACAGCCGCAAGAACTGACTGAAAAGTTCCACCTATCAAAGTAACAGAAGAATAATCAATAACTGGAATCATTGAATACATTAAATAACTAATAATAGTTATGATAATTGATCCTCCTAAAATATTGCCAAACAAACGAAAAGAATGTGAAACAACCTTTGATAACTCACCTATAACATTTAAATAAAAAAACGGATTAATCCAAAACATCAATAACCATAAACCATGTGATGGTAATGGATCCATATAGCTTCTCAAGTATCCCACGATACCTTTAATTCTAATCGCAGAAACATGCACAACAACTGCACTAAGAAGTCCAAGACCTAATGTAGTACTGAGAAATTTTGTTGGTTCTTGGAAAACCGGAAAATAAAGCATCCAGTGATAAGCCACATCTGGGATTGGTAAAATGTAATCTAGTAAATGAAATATCAAATAAAAAAAGTGAAAAAAAGGTGGAATAATACCTAAATAATTAGAAAATAAAATAAAAAGAAAAAGCGTAGAAATATAAGGGACATACGGTTCAGCCAGCTCCTCACCTAATGTTGAGTAAGTTAAATCTTTAAAAAAATTATAATACATCTCCATAATAAGCTGTAACTTACCTGGTTTCTTTTTCATTTTACGTGTTGAAAGAAAGGCGATAACTACTATTAAAACCATAACAATCCATGTCATCAATAGCATAACGGGGCTATACTCTATGGTTTTCCCAAAAAGTTCTATTTGCCACTTAAGTATTTTGCCAATACTATCCACTTTGCCCCCCAGTTTTGTACAAATAGTAAATTAACATATAATATGTGCTTTGTTAAGATATTTTAAAATATATATATGAATATTTATTATTACTTTTAGCTTTCAACGCTTATTTAGCTATTCCTTATTACCTCATTATATCCGTAGCTCTTCTATATTGTTATTCGTTACTTTATTTGCTATATTTATAGCATGAAGAAAAGAAAAGCCTTTACACTAATTGAGCTTCTAATAGTAATGACAGTTATTGCCATCTTAGCTGGCATACTTATTCCTTCTTTCCGTGGTTATCAATCGGAAGCCTGGATTATAAAATCTGAAGGCGACATTGGCTCCTTACAACTAGGAGTTGAGGCTTACTTCAGAAAACACGCCAATGAATACCCTGATTCATTAGATGCACTACTGGAAGAAAATCCAAGGTTTGTAACAACAATGCCCATGGATCCCTTTAAAACTGACGGAAAATTGTATGGCTATGAAATCATCTATAAGAAACCAGGAAATGAACCGTTCTATGTAATATACTCACATGGTCCAAATAGGACAAAAAACTGGAGTTGGAGCGAAACAAGAGGTTTCGTTATCATGGATTCAAATAGTGATGATATCATCTTCACAAATGCGCGACTTCAATAATACGTAACTACTAACTTTTAAATAAAAATCTTTTATGCAATAATAATAAGGTTAACATAAATATGGAGGTAAAAATGGCGAAAATACTTGAGTGCAAACACGGGATATACAAACAAACATGTGTCCTTTGTCATGAATTAGATGATGAGGTCGTTATTAGGGAAAAACAAGAAGCGTTAACTATGAAGAATTGGCAAACAACTTCTTATATGGGTAATTCTGCTCATAACTCTGCCTTTGTTGAACAAGAATACGATATTGATACCGCTTATGATATTGAACCAATAGAAATCGACAACGACGAAGAATAGACCTTATAAGTTTTTATACATAAACAAAAAACCCCTCAGCTGAGGGGTTTTTTGTTTATACTATTACTTCAAAAATTCCTAACTAAAAAGAATCCCAATCAAATAAATCTTTCACTAGTCTTTGGCCCATAGTTGTATTATGAACAACCTTAGAAAATTCTGCTCTAGTTATTGCTCTTTTTGGTTGGAACGTTCCATCGTTATATCCATTAATTAAACCGCTATCAACAGCTACTTCAATATACTTAGTGGACCATCTACTCACAGATACATCCTTGAACCTACTCTTTAGCGCCTTTTCAGGTACGGGTAGTCCCTCTAGAATGACTAGTGCGGCCACTAGTTGCTCTCTGGTTAGGTTTTCGTTTGGTGAAAACTCTGTAGGTGACGTACCAATCATCATGCCACTCTGAGCAACAAGCTGGATGTAATCAGAATATGGATGACTAGCAATGTCAGCAAATCTGTAACCGCTAGTTAAATCAATATCCTTCATATTTAAATTCTTAAGAGCATACAGAACCTTAGCATACTCTGCTCTGCTAACATTACCTTCGGAATTATAAGTTTCCTTAGTCGCTGGTCTTAATAACCCCAGTGTTGTTAACTCTTCAATGTATTGTCTAGCCCAATTATGTTTATCAACATCATAAAAAGACATCAAATATACATTTCTAATTTTAAGCTTTTGCAAAACTTTATTATCTTTATCAAAAACTGCAATGTTAATAACTTGTTTGCCATAATCTCCGTACTTAATGGCAGCGAGTATTCTGCTGTTCTTTATCTCAACATCTGTACCATTAATCTGTACCTTAGCTACTTTTGGGATAACCGTACCTACCACTTTATGCATATTCTGATAGGTAACCACTTTATCTTCTGGACTACTTATCTGCATATATTCATCTGTATAAACTGCTTCTGGTTTAAATAAATCAAAAGCTACTGAAAAATAATGAGTATTATTAACAGAAAAATCATTTGGATCTATGGAATAAGCATAATCAAACTTAATTCCATCAAAATTCACACCTAGGCCTAAGGAGAAAAGGTTCTTAGCTTCAACACTCACAGTAGAAGCCGCCCACTTTTCATTACCATATCCTGCTCTTACTGCAAAATAGGGAACAGGCTTATATTCAGCACCTAAGCTAAAAGCTGTTTGTTGATCAACAATTCCTACATCAAAGGAAAAATCTAAATCTTGATTTTTTGAGTACAAGAACGTGCCTGGTTCTTGACCTATAAACTTATAAGCACTACCTAATGTAAGCTTCTGTTGTAGTTCGTCTTCTCCTCCACCTTGAACCTTTACCTTCAGTGGCAATGCATTATGATAAACAGCCGACAACCTTAAGGCTTGATTTACTTCATAAATAGTACCAATATCTGCATTAAATACTGAAACATTATATCCATCTGCATTAGCAAAACGATATTTGCCGGTTAATCCTAATGACCATTGCTCGTTTATCTTAGAAGCTACACTACCAAGCGCTGTAATATCATTGTAGCCAAGCATATTAGTGTATATGTATCTATCTCTATCCCATATTGATTGAGGAATACTTGTTCCAATATAATAAAAACCTAAACCATAACTAATTGTCTCACTTGGGAAAATCACTGCTCCATTTAAAAGATTAACATCAGAGAAAAGATTCGTTTGCATAAGGCCAACTTGAGCTTTGTCGTATTTCCCAATAGCTGCTGGGTTAACAAATACAGCTGAATAATCATCAACCAAGGCGGAATAAGCATTCCCTACTCCAATACCTCTTGCACTTGTATAACGATAAGCTGGATCTACTGAACCAGTAGCAAGAACTAATCCTAACAAACAAAAACCAAATACAATTTTCACTGCTCTCATGATTACTCCTTATCTGGTTACCAGGAATTTACTGGTACCTAACACAGACTTGCCGTGTACTATCTGAACAAAATACATACCTACTGCTAGCTTGTCATGAAAAGCATCTACCCCATTAAAGTCAACCTGATTATATCCAGCGCTTCCACCAGCAAATCCTAGGGGATACATATTCTTCCAAACTACCTGACCTAGTAAGTTGTAAACATAAATCTCAACATTTGCTTGAGCAGTCAATTCATAGGCAATAACCATGTCTTTCCCTGAATTAGGATTGTATGGCATTGGATTACAAAGAATTTTTGAACCTGGTTTTAAGCCTACTTTAGCTGAGCTGTCAGCTACTACTACAGTTCTAACAACTGTGTTCGCAGTATCGTTCAACCAATCTATAGCTGACACTTCAAGATTATTTACTCCAGCATTGAGTGTAACTGGTATAGAAATTTGATTATTATTAAATGTTGGATAAAAACTTTGAGTTATTATTATGCTTCCAGCCTTAACTACTAAAGTAATAAAAGATGCAGGCGTTAATGAAGCATCAATAGTTGTGCTTGAATCTACCGTTACAATTAAAGTAAAACTACTATTCACATAATCACCATTTCTAATACTTATTGGACTAGAACCGTTTTGAGAATATAACATTGTTTCATCAACAGTTATTATTGTTGAATTGGCAAATAGTCCGCCAGATAGCTTAAGTGGCTTATCTGCAGCTGTTGCACCTGAATAACTATCAATTTGGTCATTGTGTGCAAATACTGAGTAATAATATGCTTTACCATCAAT
Above is a window of Candidatus Margulisiibacteriota bacterium DNA encoding:
- the atpF gene encoding F0F1 ATP synthase subunit B; translation: MVEINPYELIMQIINFGLLLFLLKKFLYKPMKNFLDKRAEDIQSEYDNAENLKKESEVALSLAKEEMEKAKVDAKVFIENTLASAQNEKQKMIEDAENKVKNMLNAGKQGLESEIRKAKKELKSQIANISVDIASRIIEKEITEADHDRLIKNHIYELSELK
- the atpA gene encoding F0F1 ATP synthase subunit alpha, which gives rise to MNIKSDEIRRILNEELQGYVNSIDVKEVGYVIQVGDNIARIYGLENVMSNELLSFESGVFGMALNLEEDNIGCVILGSDKEVKEGEIVRRTNRIVNVPVGQGLLGRVVSPLGEPLDGKGDLQSDEQRPLERIAPGICDRQPVKEPLQTGLKAIDSMIPIGRGQRELIIGDRKTGKTAIAIDTIINQKGKDVICVYVAIGQKKSTVAQLYQKLQDFGAIDYTIVVSATASDSATLQYIAPYAGCSIGEYFMDLGKHVLVIYDDLSKHAQAYRQLSLLLRRPPGREAYPGDVFYCHSRLLERALKYSDEKGSGSLTALPIVETQAGDVSAYIPTNVISITDGQIYLESDLFNSGVRPAVNVGISVSRVGGAAQIKAMKNVSGSLRIDLAQYREMEAFSQFGTDLDKATLAQLERGKRLVEVLKQDQFVPMAVEKQIVILYVASSGLLDDISVNKLKEFEKELFSYIEIQAKSIFEEISSTQEMSDKIKSQVKEITEKFKQEFLG
- the atpH gene encoding ATP synthase F1 subunit delta; this translates as MKNIKIVSRYADAFIRNIPKERYDEVAEYLKLIAESLDEEVIKYLVSDIVNVNKRLDFLEKVDQKIGFPQDIKQLLVVLVRRKRLNLIKEIYSEYVKLMNKSHNMAYVTVETKYQLSAELLKEIKVALEKRFKQEIAINEKLNPEIIAGVIIKKDDFVMDLSVNGRLKIIKSKLMEKANN
- a CDS encoding F0F1 ATP synthase subunit A, with protein sequence MDSIGKILKWQIELFGKTIEYSPVMLLMTWIVMVLIVVIAFLSTRKMKKKPGKLQLIMEMYYNFFKDLTYSTLGEELAEPYVPYISTLFLFILFSNYLGIIPPFFHFFYLIFHLLDYILPIPDVAYHWMLYFPVFQEPTKFLSTTLGLGLLSAVVVHVSAIRIKGIVGYLRSYMDPLPSHGLWLLMFWINPFFYLNVIGELSKVVSHSFRLFGNILGGSIIITIISYLMYSMIPVIDYSSVTLIGGTFQSVLAAVFSVVYVVSTTFLGAFFGLFAGSIQAFVFAMLAVTYLAVSVKE
- a CDS encoding type II secretion system protein, yielding MKKRKAFTLIELLIVMTVIAILAGILIPSFRGYQSEAWIIKSEGDIGSLQLGVEAYFRKHANEYPDSLDALLEENPRFVTTMPMDPFKTDGKLYGYEIIYKKPGNEPFYVIYSHGPNRTKNWSWSETRGFVIMDSNSDDIIFTNARLQ
- the atpE gene encoding ATP synthase F0 subunit C — encoded protein: MDINLALIGAFLGAGLSVGIGALGAASGVGYASGRALEAMTRQPTASPVILRTMLIGQAITETSSIFALLVSLMLLFKGGDSSVTIMLANLSAGACIGLGALGSGVGAGLPVGSAVEGIGRKPENSSGLMISMLIGQAVTQTAVIFALVVSLLLLFQVHAETMMHNVAILGAGLAMGFGAIGPGVGAGITAQMATKAIAYNSETSKLVTTTMLLGQSVSQSTAIYSLVIAMILMFMF
- the atpE gene encoding ATP synthase F0 subunit C; translated protein: MDSELVKAAALLGAGIAMGIGAIGPGIGEGYAAGKACEGIAKRPDEAGLITRTMLIGQAVTESTGIYSLVVALILIFMFAS
- a CDS encoding PorV/PorQ family protein; amino-acid sequence: MRAVKIVFGFCLLGLVLATGSVDPAYRYTSARGIGVGNAYSALVDDYSAVFVNPAAIGKYDKAQVGLMQTNLFSDVNLLNGAVIFPSETISYGLGFYYIGTSIPQSIWDRDRYIYTNMLGYNDITALGSVASKINEQWSLGLTGKYRFANADGYNVSVFNADIGTIYEVNQALRLSAVYHNALPLKVKVQGGGEDELQQKLTLGSAYKFIGQEPGTFLYSKNQDLDFSFDVGIVDQQTAFSLGAEYKPVPYFAVRAGYGNEKWAASTVSVEAKNLFSLGLGVNFDGIKFDYAYSIDPNDFSVNNTHYFSVAFDLFKPEAVYTDEYMQISSPEDKVVTYQNMHKVVGTVIPKVAKVQINGTDVEIKNSRILAAIKYGDYGKQVINIAVFDKDNKVLQKLKIRNVYLMSFYDVDKHNWARQYIEELTTLGLLRPATKETYNSEGNVSRAEYAKVLYALKNLNMKDIDLTSGYRFADIASHPYSDYIQLVAQSGMMIGTSPTEFSPNENLTREQLVAALVILEGLPVPEKALKSRFKDVSVSRWSTKYIEVAVDSGLINGYNDGTFQPKRAITRAEFSKVVHNTTMGQRLVKDLFDWDSF
- the atpG gene encoding ATP synthase F1 subunit gamma; translation: MAGGNIRDIKRRIVSVKKTQKITSALKLVAASKFKKNQGLILKLRKYSDKLSTLMANVISRTPEISHDFFNLREGKSLFVILSSDRGLCGGFNQNVFRKVLEDIPEGSDVFAVGNKSLSFLKKSKYNLVGSHVGISETLESSEIQPFVDKLVDFYLSGEYAKVIVIYNEFKSVIAQNIVSEELLPIEMSDFKEIAVAEKDEFIFEPSQPFLMDTLAKRYIYSKVQRYLLESGTAEQGSRMTAMESATDNAGDLIYKLTLLFNRARQSAITTELTEIVAGAEGMK